Proteins encoded within one genomic window of Prochlorococcus marinus str. MIT 9515:
- a CDS encoding DUF3122 domain-containing protein, translated as MIKISKLNKIILKGLLSLPLLIALVFNPLKVHAEIAETEINGDLINASSEFLRDLDFETWQLVAYKSPFFEDKLIIRVIGYPGNLRIDHPTDLQVNSGRKQWLLSDKTLLNAELANDGRQAAAEFDLNELINNIDKNRPLRLSLSGVFSDLPVPPFVVKEWRSLD; from the coding sequence ATGATCAAAATTTCAAAATTAAATAAAATTATTTTAAAAGGTTTACTTTCCCTTCCTCTTTTAATTGCGCTTGTTTTTAACCCATTAAAAGTTCATGCAGAAATAGCAGAAACAGAAATTAATGGAGATTTAATAAATGCTAGTAGTGAGTTTTTGAGAGATCTAGATTTTGAAACATGGCAACTTGTTGCGTATAAATCGCCATTCTTTGAAGATAAATTAATCATAAGGGTTATTGGATATCCTGGTAATCTAAGAATTGATCATCCAACAGATTTGCAAGTTAATTCTGGAAGAAAACAGTGGTTATTAAGTGACAAAACATTATTAAATGCTGAATTAGCTAATGATGGAAGACAAGCTGCCGCAGAATTTGATTTGAATGAACTTATTAATAATATTGATAAAAATAGACCACTCAGATTATCTTTGTCAGGTGTTTTCTCGGATTTGCCAGTTCCTCCTTTCGTAGTAAAAGAATGGAGATCATTAGATTGA
- a CDS encoding UDP-glucuronic acid decarboxylase family protein: protein MIKKNRNLITGGSGFLGSHLANNLLKKGEEVICLDNFFTGTKKNIHHLLKDPNFELIRHDVTEPIKLEVDKIWHLACPASPIHYQFNPIKTTKTSFMGTYNMLGLAKRIGAKILLASTSEVYGDPLEHPQTESYRGSVNTTGIRSCYDEGKRVAETLCSDYQRIHGVDVRIMRIFNTYGPNMRSDDGRVVSNFIKQALKNEKITLYGEGKQTRSFCYVDDLINGMILLMESDFQSPINIGNPNEFSIRELADIVRDLINPNLEYEFKEMPKDDPKQRKPSISLAKSILNWEPKVELKEGLLKTIEWFKYNL, encoded by the coding sequence ATGATTAAAAAAAATAGAAATTTAATTACTGGTGGGAGTGGTTTTCTCGGCTCACATCTTGCTAACAATTTGCTTAAAAAAGGAGAAGAAGTAATATGTCTCGATAATTTTTTTACAGGTACAAAGAAAAATATACATCATTTGTTAAAAGATCCGAATTTCGAATTAATCAGACATGATGTCACTGAACCAATAAAATTAGAGGTAGACAAAATATGGCATTTAGCTTGTCCAGCCTCACCTATTCATTATCAGTTTAATCCTATTAAAACCACCAAGACAAGTTTTATGGGAACTTATAATATGTTGGGATTAGCAAAACGAATAGGAGCAAAGATTTTATTAGCAAGCACAAGTGAAGTTTATGGTGATCCTTTAGAACATCCACAAACTGAGTCATATAGAGGTTCAGTGAATACTACAGGTATTAGAAGTTGTTATGACGAAGGTAAAAGAGTAGCTGAAACATTATGTTCTGATTATCAAAGAATACATGGAGTTGATGTAAGAATTATGCGGATATTTAATACTTATGGTCCAAATATGAGATCTGATGACGGAAGAGTTGTAAGTAACTTTATTAAACAAGCTCTTAAAAATGAGAAAATAACTCTTTATGGTGAAGGTAAACAAACTAGATCTTTTTGTTATGTTGATGATTTAATAAATGGGATGATACTTTTAATGGAAAGTGATTTTCAAAGCCCAATAAATATTGGCAATCCAAATGAATTTTCAATAAGAGAATTGGCTGATATAGTAAGAGATTTAATAAATCCCAACTTAGAATATGAATTTAAAGAAATGCCTAAAGATGATCCAAAACAACGCAAACCATCCATTTCACTAGCTAAAAGTATCTTAAACTGGGAGCCTAAAGTTGAATTAAAAGAAGGGCTTTTAAAAACAATAGAATGGTTTAAATATAATTTATAA
- a CDS encoding glycosyltransferase family 4 protein, with translation MTKLKKRYLICNGDANSYTTHGGLPYNFFKSAKQYGLIDKAISLDYQKLKYWKSIWNFTQLLKYGKPRGFQWSAVYTNKLIKQIKYLDDEEISILSIYPLLPSYPWPQKWDVVYYIDATIYQILDEYKLSKLISNSYKKEIINREKLNYVRANKIICRSDWAIKSLIKDYQIDKTKIFLVPGGANLDMKEIDRSKLLTIPPKPSDYNPIILGFIGLDWERKGGDFLINLADTFNENNIPFEIRVIGPKQDTLPNHPCLKYVGFIDKFLNLDLFIEELKSWHFGTLFSKAEAFGISNRECLILGVPVICHDIGGISSTLPKSNFGKIFDANPSPLIVYSWLMDIFNPYEKYISLRKKLLKQYENFTWDRTITNLIKVL, from the coding sequence ATGACAAAATTAAAAAAAAGATATTTAATTTGCAATGGGGATGCTAATTCATATACAACTCATGGCGGATTACCATATAATTTTTTTAAATCTGCAAAACAATATGGATTAATTGATAAAGCGATTAGTCTTGATTATCAAAAATTAAAATATTGGAAATCAATATGGAATTTTACTCAATTATTGAAGTATGGAAAACCGCGTGGGTTTCAATGGAGTGCCGTTTATACAAACAAGTTAATTAAGCAAATAAAATATTTAGATGATGAAGAAATAAGTATATTAAGTATTTATCCACTTTTGCCCAGTTATCCATGGCCCCAAAAATGGGATGTAGTCTATTATATCGATGCTACAATTTATCAGATACTTGATGAATATAAACTTTCAAAACTAATAAGTAATTCTTATAAAAAAGAAATAATTAATAGAGAGAAATTAAATTATGTAAGAGCTAATAAAATAATTTGTCGTTCAGATTGGGCGATTAAATCTTTAATCAAAGATTATCAAATTGATAAAACTAAGATTTTTCTTGTCCCTGGGGGGGCAAATTTAGATATGAAAGAAATTGACAGAAGCAAATTGCTTACAATCCCCCCAAAACCCTCTGATTATAATCCTATTATATTAGGATTTATAGGTCTAGATTGGGAAAGGAAAGGTGGGGATTTTTTAATAAATTTAGCGGATACTTTTAATGAAAATAATATACCTTTTGAAATTAGGGTAATTGGACCTAAACAGGATACTTTACCTAACCACCCCTGCTTGAAGTATGTTGGATTTATAGATAAGTTTTTAAATTTAGATCTTTTTATCGAAGAATTAAAATCTTGGCATTTTGGCACTCTTTTCTCAAAAGCTGAAGCGTTTGGAATATCTAATAGAGAATGTCTAATACTTGGAGTTCCTGTCATTTGCCACGATATTGGAGGTATTTCTTCAACTTTGCCAAAATCGAATTTCGGGAAAATATTTGATGCTAATCCAAGCCCTTTAATTGTTTATAGTTGGCTTATGGATATTTTTAACCCCTATGAAAAGTATATAAGTTTAAGAAAAAAACTTTTAAAACAATATGAAAATTTTACTTGGGATAGAACAATAACTAATTTAATAAAAGTCTTATAG
- the ribD gene encoding bifunctional diaminohydroxyphosphoribosylaminopyrimidine deaminase/5-amino-6-(5-phosphoribosylamino)uracil reductase RibD, which yields MIEINGIDIKWMKRAIYLASLGKGRTNPNPMVGAVILDKNGNLISEGFHSKSGMPHAEAMAFNNLKKNARDGILYVNLEPCCHHGKTPPCVDKIISFGIKKVFVSIEDPDKRVSGKGIKLLKDSGIEVHLGLCEKESTELNKSFIHRNITNNAYGVLKWAMSMDGRVGLKNGKSKWITNKDSRSLVHSHRACFDAIVIGGNTLRKDDPLLTSRGRRNPEPLRVVFTKTLDLPEKSNFWDFNLAKTLVVYDSSCADKNFLKRIPEGVEIEELSSDNPILLSNLLAKKGCNNVLWECGPKLATSAIKAGCIQELMTFIAPKILGGISSMNPFSDFEFTDMDQVFNLCKSEINFIGDDIFVKSAINYKKVV from the coding sequence ATGATTGAAATCAATGGTATTGACATAAAATGGATGAAAAGAGCTATATATTTGGCTTCTTTAGGTAAAGGAAGAACAAATCCTAATCCAATGGTTGGGGCAGTAATTTTGGATAAAAATGGAAATCTTATTTCAGAAGGATTTCATTCAAAGTCTGGGATGCCTCATGCAGAGGCAATGGCTTTCAATAACTTAAAAAAAAATGCAAGAGATGGGATACTTTATGTTAATTTAGAACCCTGTTGCCATCACGGCAAAACACCTCCCTGTGTGGATAAAATAATTTCTTTTGGGATAAAGAAAGTATTTGTTTCTATTGAAGATCCCGATAAAAGAGTTTCAGGAAAAGGTATAAAATTGCTAAAAGATTCTGGGATTGAAGTTCATTTAGGATTATGTGAAAAAGAATCGACAGAATTAAATAAGTCTTTTATTCATAGGAATATTACTAATAACGCTTATGGAGTTTTGAAATGGGCAATGAGTATGGATGGAAGGGTTGGTCTGAAAAATGGTAAAAGTAAATGGATTACAAATAAAGATTCAAGATCATTAGTTCACTCTCATAGAGCTTGCTTTGATGCAATAGTCATTGGTGGTAATACACTAAGAAAAGATGATCCTCTTCTAACTTCTCGGGGTAGAAGAAATCCCGAACCTTTGCGAGTAGTGTTCACAAAAACTTTAGATTTACCAGAAAAATCTAATTTTTGGGATTTTAACCTAGCTAAGACTCTTGTTGTTTATGATAGTTCTTGTGCAGATAAAAATTTTCTTAAGAGAATTCCGGAGGGTGTAGAGATTGAAGAATTATCCTCTGATAATCCTATATTGCTTTCAAATTTATTAGCAAAAAAAGGGTGTAATAATGTTTTATGGGAATGTGGGCCTAAGTTAGCAACCTCAGCTATCAAAGCAGGTTGTATTCAAGAACTAATGACTTTTATCGCACCGAAGATATTAGGAGGTATAAGCAGCATGAACCCCTTCTCTGATTTTGAATTTACAGATATGGATCAAGTCTTTAATTTATGTAAATCTGAAATTAACTTTATCGGGGACGATATTTTTGTAAAGAGTGCCATTAATTATAAAAAAGTTGTCTAG
- a CDS encoding nucleotide sugar dehydrogenase: protein MNITKTSNIKNICCIGAGYVGGPTMAVIAANCPDLIINVVDINIDRINSWNIDDLSKLPVFEPGLKDIVEKCRGKNLFFSSNVEENIANADIIFISVNTPTKTKGIGAGYASDLKWIESSTRTIAKFARNHTIVVEKSTLPVKTAETIKNILLSSDESLDKNVKKTFSILSNPEFLAEGSAINDLQNPDRVLIGGDDNYAINLLVNIYEKWVDTKKIITTNLWSSELSKLVANAFLAQRISSVNSISALCESTGANIQEVKEAIGSDTRIGNKFLNAGPGFGGSCFKKDILNLVYLCRYYGLNEVAAYWEQIVQINLWQQKRISALVIKNLFGTLSNKKLVILGFSFKANTNDTRESPSINISKEFLKEGAELNFYDPKVEKKQILREFDDFKDSKISVSKSALGAAEGADAVLVMTDWEDFKYLDWISIYKVMRKPAWVFDTRICLNREEISNIGFNIWTLGRI, encoded by the coding sequence ATGAATATTACAAAAACTAGTAATATTAAAAATATCTGTTGTATTGGAGCTGGTTATGTTGGAGGTCCAACAATGGCAGTAATTGCAGCGAATTGTCCAGATTTAATAATCAATGTAGTAGATATTAATATTGATAGGATAAATTCTTGGAATATTGATGATTTATCTAAGTTACCAGTTTTTGAACCAGGATTGAAGGATATTGTTGAAAAGTGTAGAGGTAAAAATCTATTTTTCTCATCAAATGTTGAAGAAAATATCGCAAATGCAGATATTATTTTTATTTCAGTTAATACTCCTACAAAAACTAAGGGTATAGGAGCTGGTTATGCGAGTGACTTGAAGTGGATTGAATCTTCAACAAGGACAATAGCGAAATTTGCAAGAAATCATACGATTGTTGTAGAAAAAAGTACTTTACCTGTTAAAACTGCTGAAACAATAAAAAATATTTTGCTTTCATCAGATGAATCGTTAGATAAAAACGTAAAAAAAACTTTTTCTATCTTATCAAACCCCGAATTTCTTGCAGAGGGATCAGCAATAAATGATCTTCAGAATCCTGATAGAGTTTTGATTGGAGGGGATGATAATTATGCTATTAATCTGCTGGTAAATATATATGAGAAATGGGTTGATACAAAAAAAATTATCACTACAAACTTATGGAGTTCTGAATTATCCAAATTAGTAGCAAATGCTTTTTTGGCCCAGAGAATATCTTCTGTTAATTCTATTTCTGCTCTATGCGAATCAACTGGAGCTAATATTCAAGAGGTAAAAGAGGCTATTGGAAGTGATACTAGAATTGGAAATAAGTTTCTTAATGCAGGTCCAGGCTTTGGAGGGAGCTGCTTTAAAAAGGATATTTTAAACCTTGTTTATTTATGCAGATATTATGGACTCAATGAGGTTGCTGCATATTGGGAGCAAATAGTTCAAATTAATTTATGGCAACAAAAAAGAATATCTGCATTAGTTATAAAGAATTTATTTGGTACTCTTTCAAATAAAAAATTAGTAATATTAGGATTTTCATTTAAAGCCAATACAAATGATACGAGAGAGTCTCCTAGTATTAATATCTCTAAAGAGTTTTTAAAGGAAGGAGCAGAATTAAATTTTTATGACCCTAAAGTTGAAAAAAAGCAAATTTTAAGAGAATTTGATGATTTTAAAGACTCAAAAATATCAGTATCTAAATCAGCTTTAGGAGCTGCTGAAGGCGCAGATGCAGTTTTAGTAATGACTGATTGGGAAGACTTTAAATATTTAGATTGGATTAGTATTTATAAAGTCATGAGAAAACCTGCATGGGTTTTTGATACTCGAATTTGCTTAAATCGAGAAGAAATAAGTAATATTGGGTTTAATATATGGACTTTGGGAAGGATATAA
- the lexA gene encoding transcriptional repressor LexA has translation MLNTSQDNLTDAQNELYEWIKEYMKDFQHSPSIRQMMQAMGLKSPAPIQSRLKHLQEKGYISWQEGKARTLQLIDEVIEGIPVMGSVAAGGLIETYSDVNENLDISEVLKKKNVFALTVNGDSMIDACIADGDMVLMEPIIDSNSLRNGTIVSAMVPGLGTTLKYFSKRGAKIFLEAANPAYEPIELNLDQVVFQGKLLAVWRKI, from the coding sequence ATGTTAAATACATCTCAAGATAATCTTACAGATGCTCAAAATGAGCTATATGAGTGGATAAAGGAGTATATGAAAGATTTTCAACATAGTCCATCAATAAGACAGATGATGCAGGCGATGGGATTAAAATCTCCAGCTCCAATACAAAGCCGTTTGAAGCATTTGCAAGAAAAGGGTTACATATCATGGCAAGAAGGTAAAGCTAGAACACTTCAACTAATAGATGAAGTAATAGAGGGTATTCCTGTTATGGGATCCGTTGCGGCAGGAGGCTTAATTGAAACTTATTCTGATGTTAATGAAAACTTAGATATTTCTGAGGTCTTGAAAAAGAAAAATGTTTTTGCGTTAACTGTTAATGGAGATTCAATGATTGATGCATGTATCGCAGATGGTGATATGGTTTTGATGGAACCTATTATAGATTCAAACAGTCTAAGAAATGGAACGATTGTAAGTGCCATGGTTCCTGGTCTAGGAACAACTTTAAAATATTTTTCTAAGAGAGGAGCTAAAATATTTCTTGAAGCGGCAAATCCAGCTTATGAACCAATTGAATTGAACCTAGACCAAGTTGTTTTTCAGGGAAAACTTTTAGCTGTTTGGAGAAAAATTTAA
- the ftsH gene encoding ATP-dependent zinc metalloprotease FtsH, translating to MPIRQDDNQPNRRFGIVNIILIGVGALLLFSSLFPNQNMQIPRVPYSLFIDQVNDGEVKRAYITQEQIRYELNGAEEGAPSVLATTPIFDMDLPQRLENKGVEFAAAPPKKPNFFSTILSWVVPPLIFILVLQFFARRSMGGGGAQGALSFTKSKAKVYVPDDESKITFDDVAGVDEAKDELTEIVDFLKKPERYTDIGARIPKGVLLVGPPGTGKTLLSKAVAGEAEVPFFIISGSEFVELFVGAGAARVRDLFEQAKKKAPCIIFIDELDAIGKSRSGSMGVVGGNDEREQTLNQLLTEMDGFASADKPVIVLAATNQPEVLDAALLRPGRFDRQVLVDRPDLSGRKTILEIYTKKVKLAESIDLDSIAQATSGFAGADLANMVNEAALLAARAKRKSVEQQDLSEAIERVVAGLEKKSRVLQDDEKKVVAYHEVGHAIVGHLMPGGSKVAKISIVPRGMSALGYTLQLPTEERFLNSKDELKGQIATLLGGRSAEEVVFGKITTGASNDLQRATDIAEQMVGTFGMSDILGPLAYDKQGGGQFLGNGNNPRRSVSDATAQAIDKEVRDLVDDAHETALNILRNNLPLLESISQKILQEEVIEGEDLKNLLAESKMPA from the coding sequence ATGCCAATAAGACAAGACGATAATCAACCTAATAGAAGATTTGGAATAGTAAATATAATTCTAATTGGAGTAGGAGCACTCCTTTTATTCAGCAGTTTGTTCCCTAATCAAAATATGCAAATACCAAGAGTTCCATATTCTTTATTTATTGACCAAGTTAATGATGGCGAAGTTAAGAGAGCTTATATTACTCAAGAACAAATTAGATACGAATTGAATGGAGCTGAAGAAGGTGCTCCATCAGTATTAGCAACCACTCCAATTTTTGATATGGATCTTCCTCAAAGATTGGAAAATAAAGGGGTTGAGTTTGCAGCAGCTCCACCTAAAAAACCAAATTTCTTCTCAACTATTCTTAGTTGGGTAGTTCCTCCTTTGATTTTTATTTTGGTGCTGCAATTCTTTGCAAGAAGAAGTATGGGTGGAGGTGGCGCCCAAGGTGCTTTGAGTTTTACCAAAAGCAAGGCTAAAGTTTATGTTCCTGACGATGAATCGAAAATAACTTTTGATGATGTAGCTGGTGTCGACGAAGCTAAAGATGAATTAACGGAAATTGTTGATTTCTTAAAGAAACCAGAAAGATATACTGATATTGGTGCAAGAATTCCTAAAGGTGTACTTTTGGTCGGACCTCCGGGAACAGGAAAGACATTACTGTCTAAAGCTGTGGCAGGTGAAGCAGAAGTTCCATTCTTTATTATTTCAGGATCCGAATTTGTTGAGCTATTTGTAGGGGCTGGTGCAGCTAGAGTTAGGGATTTATTTGAACAAGCCAAGAAAAAAGCACCTTGTATAATATTTATAGATGAACTAGATGCTATCGGTAAGAGTCGTTCTGGCTCAATGGGTGTTGTTGGTGGTAATGATGAAAGAGAGCAAACACTAAATCAGTTACTTACTGAAATGGATGGTTTTGCATCTGCTGACAAGCCAGTTATTGTTCTTGCTGCTACTAACCAACCAGAAGTTCTTGATGCGGCTTTACTCAGACCAGGTAGATTTGATAGACAAGTTTTAGTGGATAGACCAGATTTGTCAGGTAGAAAAACAATTCTTGAAATTTATACTAAAAAAGTAAAATTAGCAGAATCTATTGATTTGGATTCAATAGCCCAAGCTACAAGCGGATTTGCAGGAGCAGATCTGGCAAATATGGTTAATGAAGCGGCTCTATTAGCTGCAAGAGCTAAAAGAAAAAGTGTTGAACAACAAGATCTTAGTGAAGCTATTGAAAGAGTAGTAGCTGGATTAGAGAAAAAAAGTAGAGTTCTCCAAGATGATGAGAAGAAAGTTGTTGCCTATCACGAAGTAGGGCATGCAATTGTTGGTCATCTAATGCCTGGAGGATCAAAAGTTGCGAAGATATCAATCGTACCAAGAGGTATGAGTGCGTTGGGATATACACTTCAACTTCCTACTGAGGAAAGATTTCTTAATTCAAAAGACGAATTAAAAGGTCAAATAGCGACTCTTCTTGGGGGTCGTTCAGCTGAAGAGGTTGTATTTGGAAAAATAACTACGGGTGCTTCTAATGACCTTCAAAGAGCAACTGATATAGCAGAACAAATGGTGGGTACATTTGGAATGAGTGATATTCTTGGCCCTCTTGCTTATGATAAACAAGGAGGTGGACAATTCTTAGGAAACGGTAATAACCCTAGAAGATCTGTTAGTGATGCTACAGCTCAGGCTATAGATAAAGAGGTCAGAGACTTAGTAGATGATGCTCATGAGACAGCATTAAACATTTTAAGAAATAATTTACCTTTACTTGAATCGATTTCCCAAAAAATCCTCCAAGAAGAAGTTATTGAAGGTGAGGACTTAAAAAATCTTCTCGCCGAATCTAAAATGCCTGCATAG
- a CDS encoding GtrA family protein, with product MLNNLQINKQKRLFLVFGFLNFLITNAVLQISLFFTPILFSTILSQIINFIIGYYLYGKKVFKLNKLTNLVFRKYFALAFILWILNFVFIRLLFYFGVNKNISALVVIPLLVLISYFFQKRYVFK from the coding sequence ATGTTAAACAATCTCCAAATAAATAAACAAAAAAGATTATTTTTAGTTTTTGGTTTTTTAAATTTTTTAATTACCAATGCTGTTCTCCAAATCTCTCTATTTTTTACTCCAATTTTATTTTCAACAATTTTAAGCCAAATTATAAATTTCATCATTGGTTATTATTTGTACGGAAAAAAAGTTTTTAAATTAAATAAACTAACTAATTTGGTCTTTAGAAAGTATTTTGCATTAGCCTTCATACTTTGGATTTTAAACTTTGTTTTTATAAGATTATTGTTTTATTTTGGAGTAAATAAAAATATTTCAGCATTAGTCGTTATTCCTTTATTAGTATTAATTTCTTATTTTTTCCAAAAACGTTATGTTTTCAAGTAG
- a CDS encoding bifunctional cobalt-precorrin-7 (C(5))-methyltransferase/cobalt-precorrin-6B (C(15))-methyltransferase: MSRIKRKIHVIGINSFEFLELPLKLQKLFKKTANIAVPNTYIGEIKLWAKNNTNNKEKLFFESKSDNKLIDWLKSQKTDVILFSRGDPLWFGIGRILLENFSKEELSFYPSNTCAQLAFSKLKISWQGAAYVSIHGRDSTKFIKAMKSKPSSIAVITDSNNCGLETIQHNLLELNLENYYDFWICEEIGFKNERIRKFSLKEKLPFDISNLNIAVLLKREKDLQREATPLFGLKDDTFKTFEDRPNLLTKREIRIQILADLELPENGAIWDIGAGCGSIGLEALKLRPNLKLFCIDKRIGSKELILENAKRLGVRPKDIFEEDINNLIDTNNIKSFKKARRIIIGGCDKNTKLRIINELSKDMNHGDIVSIPLIDIQTIKDLRETLKVNNFEVTLNLIQTYKSLSISGGIRMDPNNPVFLLKGRKLI, from the coding sequence ATGAGTCGGATAAAAAGAAAAATTCACGTAATAGGAATTAATTCTTTTGAATTTTTAGAGCTGCCCCTTAAATTACAAAAATTATTTAAAAAGACAGCTAATATTGCAGTTCCAAATACATATATAGGAGAAATAAAATTATGGGCAAAAAATAATACCAATAATAAAGAAAAATTATTTTTCGAAAGCAAAAGTGACAACAAACTAATTGATTGGCTTAAATCTCAAAAAACTGATGTAATTTTATTTTCTAGGGGTGATCCTCTTTGGTTTGGTATTGGGAGAATACTTCTAGAAAATTTTTCGAAAGAAGAATTAAGTTTCTATCCGTCAAATACATGTGCTCAATTAGCATTTAGTAAACTCAAAATATCTTGGCAAGGGGCAGCATATGTAAGTATCCATGGAAGAGATTCAACCAAATTCATTAAGGCTATGAAATCAAAGCCTTCAAGTATAGCGGTCATTACAGATTCAAATAACTGCGGTTTAGAAACAATTCAGCATAATTTATTAGAATTAAATTTAGAAAATTATTATGACTTTTGGATTTGTGAGGAAATAGGTTTTAAAAATGAAAGGATCAGAAAATTTAGCCTAAAAGAAAAGTTACCATTTGACATTTCTAATTTAAATATTGCTGTTCTCCTGAAAAGAGAAAAAGATCTTCAAAGAGAAGCAACTCCTTTATTTGGATTAAAAGATGATACTTTTAAAACTTTTGAAGATAGACCAAATTTATTAACCAAAAGGGAGATTCGAATTCAAATTTTAGCTGATTTAGAGTTACCAGAAAATGGCGCAATTTGGGATATTGGAGCAGGTTGCGGCTCAATTGGTTTAGAAGCATTAAAATTAAGGCCCAATTTAAAATTATTTTGTATTGACAAAAGAATTGGATCAAAAGAATTGATATTAGAAAATGCAAAAAGATTAGGCGTTAGACCTAAGGATATTTTTGAAGAAGATATAAATAATTTAATTGATACTAATAACATTAAATCTTTTAAAAAAGCTAGGAGAATAATTATTGGTGGCTGTGACAAAAATACTAAACTTCGAATTATTAATGAATTATCTAAAGATATGAATCATGGAGATATTGTTTCTATTCCTTTAATTGATATTCAAACCATTAAAGATTTAAGAGAGACTTTAAAAGTAAATAATTTCGAAGTAACTCTAAATCTTATTCAGACTTATAAAAGTTTAAGTATTTCAGGGGGAATTAGAATGGATCCGAACAATCCTGTATTTTTGCTTAAAGGGAGAAAACTAATTTAA
- the argF gene encoding ornithine carbamoyltransferase, which yields MIKPIKLANKNFLSSLDLSTDEIINILDLAKNFKNNKLNVDLKNKVLGLIFDKSSTRTRVSFQVAMSRLGGTTIDLNPTTSQIGRGELIKDTARVLGRYCDVIAIRTFSHSDLEEYAKWSTKPVINALTDLEHPCQALADYLTIQEEFTDFKDVVLTFIGDGNNVANSLILCGALLGVEVRIACPKGYEPNSFVINKAYEIYNNKNLLKISDDPNTAVLGANVLYTDVWSSMGEEKQKEEKDKVFNGFTIDSDLVKKADKEAIILHCLPAYRSKEITDEVFESKKNRIFDQAENRLHAQQALLSCLLH from the coding sequence ATGATAAAACCTATCAAGCTTGCTAACAAAAACTTTTTATCAAGCTTGGATCTTTCTACTGATGAAATTATCAATATTTTAGATCTTGCAAAAAATTTTAAAAATAATAAATTAAATGTTGATTTAAAAAATAAAGTATTAGGTTTAATTTTTGATAAATCATCAACACGTACAAGAGTTAGTTTTCAAGTCGCAATGTCAAGGCTTGGCGGGACTACAATCGATCTCAATCCGACAACCTCACAAATCGGAAGGGGAGAACTAATAAAAGATACTGCAAGAGTTCTAGGCAGATATTGCGATGTGATTGCAATTAGAACATTTAGTCATTCAGATTTGGAGGAATACGCAAAGTGGTCAACAAAACCAGTTATTAATGCTCTTACAGATTTAGAACATCCATGTCAGGCATTAGCTGATTATTTAACAATTCAAGAGGAATTCACGGATTTCAAAGATGTGGTTTTGACATTTATAGGTGATGGTAATAATGTCGCAAATTCTCTTATTTTATGTGGCGCATTATTAGGCGTGGAAGTTAGAATTGCTTGTCCCAAAGGTTATGAACCCAACTCTTTTGTGATCAATAAAGCATACGAAATATACAATAATAAGAATTTATTGAAAATCTCTGATGATCCTAATACTGCTGTTTTAGGAGCGAATGTTCTTTATACAGATGTTTGGTCATCAATGGGAGAAGAAAAACAAAAGGAAGAGAAAGATAAGGTTTTTAATGGATTCACTATTGATAGTGATTTAGTAAAGAAGGCTGATAAAGAAGCAATTATCCTTCATTGCCTTCCTGCATATAGATCTAAAGAGATAACTGATGAAGTATTTGAAAGTAAAAAAAATAGAATTTTTGATCAAGCAGAAAATAGATTACATGCTCAACAAGCCCTTTTATCTTGTCTTCTCCACTAG